In one window of Pseudobdellovibrionaceae bacterium DNA:
- the rfaD gene encoding ADP-glyceromanno-heptose 6-epimerase, translating into MIIVTGANGFIGSAMVWELNQSGIDDIICTDTVRPEDRPELLKGLKFRQFVHTDEVLPLLRESSLLKDCQAIFHMGACSSTLEKNVDYLRVNNTEYTQHLFELCTLHNVPYIYASSGAVYGGGENGFDDRTPPDTFSPLNPYGASKLNFDKWVVQQATTPDSWYGLRFFNVYGPNEYHKGPMSSVAYKAFKQINETGRLKLFRSHHPDYKDGEQKRDFVYVKDITRWMLELLNKPDTANGIYNMGYGEARTWLDMAKGIFACMDRTLDIDWIDIPEDLRKQYQYFTEAKMDKLKDQDLSLPQWPLEKGIEDYFKNYLLTDHPHFS; encoded by the coding sequence ATGATCATTGTCACCGGAGCTAACGGATTTATCGGTAGCGCTATGGTTTGGGAGCTTAATCAATCCGGTATTGATGACATTATTTGCACCGATACTGTTCGCCCAGAGGATCGGCCCGAGCTTTTAAAAGGTCTCAAATTCCGTCAATTTGTTCATACGGATGAAGTTCTTCCCTTGTTACGTGAATCCAGCCTATTAAAAGACTGCCAGGCCATTTTTCACATGGGAGCTTGCTCATCTACTCTTGAAAAAAACGTCGATTATCTTAGAGTTAATAACACCGAATACACTCAACACCTTTTTGAGTTATGCACTCTGCATAACGTTCCCTATATCTATGCCAGTAGCGGAGCCGTATATGGTGGAGGTGAAAACGGGTTTGACGACCGCACCCCTCCAGACACATTTAGCCCGCTTAACCCGTATGGCGCCTCAAAGTTAAATTTTGATAAATGGGTCGTACAGCAAGCGACCACACCCGATTCTTGGTATGGCCTTCGCTTTTTCAATGTCTATGGGCCCAATGAATACCATAAAGGCCCAATGAGCAGTGTCGCCTACAAAGCCTTCAAACAAATTAACGAAACCGGTCGCTTAAAATTGTTTCGATCCCATCACCCAGACTACAAAGATGGTGAACAAAAACGTGATTTTGTCTACGTGAAGGATATTACTCGGTGGATGTTAGAACTGCTGAATAAACCCGATACTGCAAATGGAATCTACAACATGGGATATGGCGAGGCCCGGACCTGGCTTGATATGGCAAAAGGAATTTTTGCCTGCATGGACCGAACTTTGGACATAGACTGGATTGATATTCCTGAAGATCTACGAAAACAGTATCAGTATTTTACCGAAGCCAAAATGGATAAACTTAAAGATCAAGATCTCTCCCTGCCCCAATGGCCGCTAGAAAAGGGCATTGAAGACTATTTTAAAAACTATCTTCTTACGGATCATCCGCACTTCTCCTAG